One genomic segment of Desulforamulus reducens MI-1 includes these proteins:
- a CDS encoding ABC transporter permease, protein MLNRKTSLKNIMVSIAPPVISIGLAMLVGALLLLFTGQDPLEAFKTLFWGAFGSTNRIAETLVKATPLMIMALGTSIAFKSQLWNIGGDGQFTLGTVFAMLVALNFSALPAPILLPLSFLAAFLGGALWGGLAGVFRAKFNANEVITTLMLNYVAVYLLGWLVRGPMIDPNGHGFPQTPLIQESLKLPILLSGTRLHFGIIIAVFIIFAGYVFWRSTIGFRIKLMGEGHHVARYSGIKISKTIVLIMFISSGLAGVAGWTEVFGIHYRLLDDINSGYGMLAIVVALLGNLNPLGIGISSFFFAALIVGGSTMQRMVGVPFSLVSVIEGLVIIFVISRVVYTQWRDRHANRTFNPGFSHQSTGGGH, encoded by the coding sequence ATGTTGAACAGAAAAACCTCTCTGAAGAATATCATGGTGAGCATTGCACCCCCTGTCATTTCCATTGGACTGGCGATGCTGGTAGGGGCGCTACTTTTGCTCTTCACAGGGCAAGATCCCCTGGAAGCTTTTAAAACGCTGTTTTGGGGTGCCTTTGGCTCCACCAACAGGATTGCCGAAACCCTGGTTAAGGCAACACCGCTGATGATTATGGCCCTAGGTACATCCATTGCCTTTAAAAGTCAACTTTGGAACATTGGTGGGGATGGGCAGTTTACCCTGGGTACTGTCTTCGCGATGCTGGTGGCCCTAAACTTTTCCGCCCTGCCGGCTCCCATTCTTTTACCCCTATCTTTTTTGGCAGCATTTCTGGGAGGGGCCCTGTGGGGTGGTTTGGCTGGCGTATTTAGGGCTAAGTTCAATGCCAACGAAGTGATTACTACCTTAATGCTGAACTACGTGGCGGTTTATTTACTAGGCTGGCTGGTGCGTGGTCCCATGATAGATCCCAATGGCCATGGCTTTCCCCAAACCCCACTAATTCAAGAAAGCTTAAAACTACCTATTTTGCTAAGTGGCACCAGGTTGCACTTTGGTATTATTATTGCTGTATTCATTATTTTCGCAGGCTATGTCTTTTGGCGTTCCACCATCGGGTTTCGTATCAAACTCATGGGGGAGGGGCATCATGTGGCCCGATATAGCGGTATCAAGATATCTAAAACCATTGTTCTGATTATGTTCATATCTTCTGGTCTGGCCGGGGTGGCCGGCTGGACCGAGGTTTTTGGCATCCATTATCGTTTATTGGATGATATTAACTCCGGTTACGGTATGTTAGCCATTGTGGTGGCGTTATTAGGCAATCTTAATCCACTGGGGATTGGAATCTCATCGTTCTTTTTTGCTGCTCTCATCGTAGGCGGCAGCACCATGCAGCGCATGGTGGGAGTACCCTTTTCGTTAGTCAGTGTCATCGAAGGGCTAGTCATTATCTTTGTTATTAGTAGGGTGGTTTACACCCAATGGAGGGACAGGCATGCAAACAGAACTTTTAACCCAGGGTTTTCTCATCAGTCTACTGGCGGGGGCCATTAG
- a CDS encoding ABC transporter ATP-binding protein, whose product MQSYAVEMKGITKGFKGVIANNQVNFRLAKGSIHGLLGENGAGKTTLMNILFGLYQPEAGQIFINGTEVVINNPTQAMNLGIGMVHQHFMLVRPMTVVENIMLGLPAKRGIFLDKGAVEDSLKKLSEKYNLKVNPKAQIRQLSVGEQQRVEILSVLYRGADILILDEPTAVLTPQETAELFKILKLMRDDGKSIILITHKLEEILEIADEVTVLRDGCQVGGEKITNQTTKSDLTNMMVGREVLLSFDERPDCTGETRLVVDNVTLKNENKLLVLDCVNFNIRAGEILGLAGVDGNGQKELCEVLTGLRPLTSGKIQLDGQVLSGKNPSEYIKEGIAHIPEDRHKTGLAMGFDITNNLIIKEYQSPRFSTGGLLNFKAIAANAQQLLNEYRIKASGPEAKAKDLSGGNQQKIILAREISSSPRVIIANQPTRGLDIGASMYVREKLLEQREKGVSILLISADLEELLQISDRIAVIYEGRIKGILKNKNVSIEEIGMLMAGVESGEKTAC is encoded by the coding sequence TTGCAATCATACGCGGTGGAAATGAAGGGGATCACCAAAGGATTTAAGGGAGTTATTGCCAATAACCAGGTGAATTTTCGCTTGGCCAAGGGATCTATCCACGGACTACTTGGCGAAAACGGAGCCGGTAAAACAACTCTCATGAATATTTTATTTGGTCTTTATCAACCAGAGGCAGGCCAAATTTTTATTAATGGCACAGAGGTGGTCATAAACAATCCTACCCAGGCCATGAATTTAGGCATAGGCATGGTACACCAGCATTTTATGTTGGTAAGACCCATGACTGTGGTGGAAAACATTATGCTGGGGTTACCGGCTAAAAGGGGAATTTTTTTAGACAAAGGGGCTGTGGAGGACTCTCTTAAAAAACTATCAGAAAAATATAACCTGAAGGTGAACCCCAAAGCCCAGATTAGACAGCTCTCTGTTGGGGAACAACAGAGGGTGGAAATATTATCAGTTCTTTATCGGGGTGCCGATATTTTAATCCTGGACGAGCCCACCGCTGTATTAACACCCCAGGAAACAGCGGAGCTGTTTAAAATTCTTAAGCTCATGCGTGACGACGGAAAATCCATTATTCTTATTACTCATAAATTAGAAGAAATATTAGAGATTGCCGATGAAGTAACCGTATTAAGGGATGGTTGCCAAGTTGGAGGAGAAAAAATAACTAACCAAACCACCAAAAGTGATTTAACCAATATGATGGTGGGGCGGGAAGTGTTGTTAAGCTTTGACGAAAGGCCTGACTGCACAGGGGAAACAAGGCTGGTTGTTGATAATGTTACCCTAAAGAATGAAAATAAGTTACTGGTATTAGACTGTGTTAATTTTAATATCCGAGCCGGAGAAATATTAGGGTTGGCTGGTGTGGACGGAAATGGTCAAAAGGAATTATGTGAAGTACTTACCGGATTACGACCTTTAACTTCAGGAAAAATTCAATTGGATGGGCAGGTCCTGAGTGGTAAAAATCCCAGTGAATATATTAAGGAAGGAATTGCTCATATTCCGGAAGATCGTCATAAAACCGGTTTAGCAATGGGCTTTGATATAACTAACAACTTAATTATCAAAGAATATCAGAGTCCACGTTTTTCCACCGGGGGCTTGTTAAATTTTAAAGCCATTGCTGCCAATGCCCAACAATTATTAAATGAGTATCGCATTAAGGCCAGTGGACCAGAGGCAAAGGCAAAGGACCTCTCAGGCGGTAATCAACAGAAAATTATTCTGGCCAGGGAAATTAGTTCGTCCCCCCGGGTTATTATTGCCAACCAACCAACCAGAGGGCTGGATATTGGTGCCTCCATGTATGTCCGGGAAAAACTTTTGGAACAAAGAGAAAAAGGGGTTAGTATCCTATTAATTTCCGCAGACTTGGAAGAACTTCTCCAAATATCTGACCGCATAGCTGTTATTTATGAGGGCCGGATTAAAGGAATTCTTAAAAACAAAAATGTTAGTATCGAGGAAATTGGTATGCTGATGGCCGGTGTAGAAAGCGGGGAAAAGACGGCATGTTGA
- a CDS encoding BMP family protein: MKKARLLLVALLMMSLLLAGCGNKEEKATQGGKEDGKKPLKVALILPGKIDDVSWNQAMYEGVKALEKEYAGKIEVTYTEQVYEVSNIEPTLRDFASQGYDLIIGHGFQFMEPIIKVAQEYPETKFALGTGFKTLPNTCVYDVKLEDGGYLMGTLAGLMTKTNKIGVVGGADVAEIYRGHEAFKHAAKQVNPDIQIQELYTGDWRDAAKAKEGAISMYDAGADVIWHSGDGIGLGVVDAGKEKNKTVLGNVADQNVLAPNNVLSGIAYNWTPVVKEMVDDILNNNFTNRDKKFYWLTAANGGVTVAPFHGLDSTVPAEVKAKLEEVKKGLANNTVEMPKFEK, encoded by the coding sequence ATGAAGAAAGCAAGACTTTTGCTGGTGGCCCTGTTAATGATGAGTTTGTTGCTGGCAGGGTGTGGCAACAAAGAAGAAAAAGCAACCCAAGGGGGTAAAGAGGACGGGAAAAAACCCCTGAAAGTTGCTTTGATTCTGCCGGGCAAGATCGATGATGTCTCTTGGAATCAGGCTATGTATGAAGGTGTAAAGGCTCTAGAAAAGGAATATGCCGGTAAAATTGAAGTGACCTACACAGAACAAGTATACGAAGTATCTAACATTGAACCAACCCTGAGGGACTTTGCTTCCCAGGGCTATGATTTGATCATTGGTCATGGTTTCCAATTTATGGAGCCCATTATCAAAGTGGCCCAAGAGTATCCCGAAACCAAATTTGCCCTGGGAACAGGATTTAAGACCCTTCCCAATACCTGTGTCTATGATGTTAAGCTGGAGGACGGTGGCTACCTGATGGGAACCCTGGCCGGCCTCATGACCAAGACCAATAAAATTGGTGTAGTGGGCGGCGCTGATGTGGCAGAAATCTACCGTGGCCACGAAGCCTTTAAACATGCTGCCAAGCAGGTTAATCCCGATATTCAAATTCAGGAACTTTACACCGGAGACTGGCGGGATGCTGCCAAGGCCAAAGAAGGGGCCATTTCCATGTATGATGCCGGTGCCGATGTAATTTGGCACTCCGGTGATGGCATTGGCTTGGGTGTCGTGGATGCAGGGAAAGAAAAAAACAAAACAGTATTGGGCAATGTTGCTGATCAAAATGTACTGGCGCCCAACAATGTATTATCCGGTATTGCCTACAACTGGACTCCTGTGGTGAAAGAAATGGTTGACGATATTTTAAACAACAATTTTACCAACAGAGATAAGAAATTTTACTGGTTAACCGCTGCCAATGGTGGTGTAACGGTTGCTCCATTCCATGGTTTAGATAGCACCGTTCCTGCAGAGGTGAAAGCGAAACTGGAAGAAGTGAAGAAAGGCTTGGCCAATAACACAGTGGAAATGCCTAAATTTGAAAAATAA
- a CDS encoding xanthine dehydrogenase family protein molybdopterin-binding subunit — translation MPGVVGTSIPRVDAKSKVTGEALYASDYYLPGMLHLKLVRSTQAHAKISKIDIGAFTNLQDAYCFTAKDIEVNNFGQIVKDQPVLAEERVRFFGEPIAVVAAKTSTLASEYAQLVHIDYETVDVVKEPEEAIQAGSPLIHGQGNLLQHIPFYKGDTERAFAGSHLTLEDTFTVPVVDHLYLEPESGVSFLDENGVLNIIAGTQNPFYDQQEIARCLDIPQEKIRVRTPNIGGGFGGKDGNTVQLFLALVTWKTGLPARLVFTREESLMASYKRHAAKVKVRLGFTKEGLITAYQGKVYYDTGAYAALGPAVVGLGVEHAAGPYVIPNVQIDGYLCYTNKPPASAMRGFGAPQTAFATETLLNRAAKQLQLDPVQLRIKNALYKGAEGSLGQPMNHSVGLREALQILEKSDLWQERLYNEEPNIGYGMAAGFLSCGMGKGIKDTAKVEIERLPGGFYEIKIGTVEIGQGSTTAFVQLAAQALGVSPEKIQIVMGDTGLTHDSGSTAASRTTYISGNALLAAVADLQRQAETGQKGIGEAVFPEVSQPDLGIGLPHCMYTFIAQAAKVKVNPLTGEVQLLQVFAVTEAGQIINPMALEGQIQGGVAMGVGYTLLEQMDFTHGVPNQTNLSTYLIPTSLDLADMETATVNEYEDSGPMGLKGAAEVGTVAIAPAITAAINEVVDISINELPVSRERIAQ, via the coding sequence ATGCCTGGTGTGGTCGGAACTTCAATCCCTCGTGTGGATGCAAAAAGTAAAGTGACAGGTGAGGCCCTTTATGCCAGTGACTATTATCTTCCTGGGATGCTGCACCTTAAACTAGTTCGTTCAACACAGGCCCATGCCAAAATATCAAAAATTGATATAGGTGCATTCACTAACCTGCAAGATGCCTATTGTTTCACAGCCAAGGATATCGAGGTCAATAACTTTGGTCAAATTGTCAAGGATCAGCCTGTACTGGCTGAAGAACGGGTACGGTTTTTCGGAGAACCAATTGCGGTGGTGGCGGCTAAAACGTCGACCTTAGCCAGTGAATATGCACAGCTGGTTCATATTGACTATGAAACCGTGGATGTGGTCAAGGAGCCTGAAGAAGCTATCCAAGCAGGCAGCCCCTTGATTCACGGTCAGGGCAATCTATTGCAGCATATTCCCTTCTACAAAGGGGATACGGAAAGGGCCTTCGCAGGGAGTCACCTTACCCTGGAAGATACCTTTACTGTACCGGTGGTGGATCACCTGTATTTAGAACCGGAGTCAGGTGTTTCTTTCCTAGATGAAAACGGTGTTTTGAATATTATTGCCGGCACTCAAAACCCCTTTTACGATCAGCAGGAGATTGCCCGTTGTTTGGACATTCCTCAGGAGAAAATACGAGTTAGAACACCAAATATTGGTGGGGGCTTTGGGGGTAAAGATGGTAATACCGTTCAGTTGTTCCTGGCCCTGGTCACCTGGAAAACAGGGCTGCCGGCCCGTCTGGTGTTTACCCGGGAGGAATCGCTCATGGCCTCTTATAAAAGACATGCTGCAAAGGTTAAGGTAAGGCTAGGGTTCACCAAGGAAGGGCTTATCACCGCTTACCAGGGGAAAGTTTATTACGATACCGGGGCCTATGCAGCCCTAGGCCCTGCGGTTGTGGGACTTGGTGTGGAACATGCTGCGGGACCCTATGTGATTCCCAATGTACAAATCGACGGTTATTTATGCTATACCAACAAGCCTCCTGCCAGTGCCATGCGTGGGTTTGGTGCCCCACAAACGGCCTTTGCCACAGAAACACTGTTGAACAGGGCAGCTAAACAGCTCCAGTTAGACCCGGTGCAGCTTCGAATAAAGAATGCCTTGTATAAAGGAGCAGAGGGGAGTCTGGGTCAGCCCATGAACCATTCCGTTGGTCTAAGGGAAGCCCTGCAGATCCTAGAAAAGTCAGACCTATGGCAAGAGAGATTGTACAATGAGGAACCAAACATTGGATATGGTATGGCCGCAGGCTTTCTTAGCTGCGGTATGGGAAAGGGTATAAAGGATACAGCAAAGGTCGAAATTGAACGACTGCCCGGGGGTTTCTATGAAATAAAAATAGGTACGGTGGAGATCGGACAGGGAAGCACTACTGCTTTCGTGCAACTGGCAGCCCAGGCCCTGGGTGTTTCACCAGAGAAGATCCAAATTGTTATGGGAGATACGGGACTTACCCATGACAGTGGCTCCACTGCTGCTTCCCGAACCACCTATATCTCTGGCAATGCCCTATTGGCAGCGGTGGCGGATTTGCAAAGGCAAGCAGAAACGGGACAGAAGGGTATCGGAGAGGCCGTATTCCCGGAAGTGTCTCAGCCGGACTTAGGAATTGGCCTACCCCATTGCATGTATACCTTCATTGCCCAGGCAGCCAAGGTAAAAGTGAATCCCTTGACAGGTGAAGTGCAACTCCTACAGGTTTTTGCGGTCACAGAGGCCGGACAGATTATAAACCCCATGGCTTTGGAAGGGCAAATACAAGGCGGCGTGGCCATGGGTGTCGGTTATACCTTGCTGGAGCAAATGGATTTTACCCATGGCGTACCTAACCAGACCAATTTATCCACCTACTTGATACCCACAAGCCTGGACCTAGCGGATATGGAGACAGCTACCGTTAATGAGTACGAAGATTCTGGTCCAATGGGGTTAAAGGGTGCTGCAGAAGTAGGAACGGTAGCCATTGCACCGGCCATTACTGCTGCCATAAACGAAGTTGTGGATATTTCCATCAATGAGTTGCCGGTATCCCGTGAAAGAATAGCTCAATAG
- the ade gene encoding adenine deaminase, producing MLGDVASLAEELRVAAGQEPADLYIKNIQIVDVYTETIFSGSLVIKNGKIVAVNPGWEVEAKEVFDGKGRFAVPGFMDAHIHIEPTLLSPEALASVIVPWGTTTLFADPMEIANVAGLKGVEALLNNTENLPYQIYIEVPSRVPTAPGLETTGGVLGVKEVDQLLQSNISASLGELDPSKILSIKEEYLAKIVSARANGKVANGHAIGLNWDQLNVYATAGLSDDHESVVFQELFERLRLGIKALVREGSTERNVEALVKGAIEQNLSTENLIFCTDDKHVNDIVREGHISFNVQKAIALGLNPIKAIQMATINTAKHFRLDHYLGALTPGKVADIVLLDDLVEIKPAYVFKNGKLVAQGGKLTQQIEISQYPAFLNETVKLPPNLAPTSFALPSQGNRCKVNVINLYPDQIINFASQEWLNVAGGEVQVNTNEDILKLAVVERYGKNGSVGVGFVRGFKLKAGALASSVSHDHHNIVIVGTNDQDMDLAAREIARHQGGLVAVENGQVIGVLPLPIGGLMSSLPAEQVMSQIDQLNKKAEQLGCDLPAPFMTLSFISLPTVPELGLTDCGLIHVLEHRIIPTVVETE from the coding sequence ATGTTGGGTGATGTTGCTTCTTTAGCTGAGGAATTGAGAGTGGCTGCCGGCCAGGAACCAGCAGATTTGTATATAAAAAATATACAGATTGTGGATGTTTATACCGAAACCATTTTCTCTGGTTCTCTGGTCATTAAGAACGGCAAAATCGTAGCGGTCAATCCTGGCTGGGAGGTTGAGGCCAAAGAGGTCTTTGACGGAAAAGGACGCTTTGCTGTGCCAGGTTTTATGGATGCACACATACATATTGAACCTACCTTGTTGTCGCCCGAAGCCCTTGCCAGTGTCATTGTGCCCTGGGGCACTACGACACTCTTTGCGGATCCCATGGAAATTGCCAATGTCGCAGGGCTGAAAGGAGTAGAGGCCCTTCTAAATAACACGGAAAATTTGCCCTATCAAATTTATATAGAGGTTCCTTCTCGGGTGCCCACCGCCCCCGGCCTGGAAACCACCGGTGGTGTGTTGGGGGTTAAGGAAGTGGACCAACTTTTACAGAGCAACATTTCGGCAAGTCTAGGAGAATTAGATCCTTCTAAAATTTTATCGATCAAAGAAGAATACTTGGCAAAAATTGTCAGTGCCCGGGCTAACGGTAAAGTGGCCAATGGACATGCCATTGGGCTGAATTGGGATCAGTTGAATGTCTATGCCACAGCTGGCCTTTCGGATGATCACGAGTCGGTTGTGTTTCAGGAGCTCTTTGAGCGACTGCGTTTAGGAATTAAGGCCTTGGTCAGGGAGGGTAGTACCGAAAGAAACGTGGAGGCACTGGTGAAAGGTGCCATCGAACAGAACCTGTCCACCGAAAATCTAATCTTTTGTACCGATGATAAGCATGTAAATGATATCGTCCGGGAGGGTCACATCAGTTTTAATGTTCAGAAGGCCATTGCCCTTGGGTTAAATCCCATTAAGGCCATCCAAATGGCAACCATTAATACCGCCAAGCATTTTCGATTGGACCATTACCTTGGGGCTTTAACCCCTGGGAAAGTGGCAGATATTGTACTGTTAGATGATTTGGTAGAGATAAAACCGGCTTATGTATTTAAGAACGGTAAACTGGTGGCACAGGGTGGCAAATTAACCCAGCAAATTGAAATTAGTCAGTATCCGGCATTCTTAAATGAAACGGTGAAGCTTCCACCCAATTTAGCACCGACTTCCTTTGCCCTGCCGTCCCAAGGGAACAGGTGCAAGGTAAATGTTATCAATCTTTATCCGGATCAAATTATTAATTTTGCCAGCCAGGAGTGGCTAAATGTTGCGGGTGGAGAAGTACAAGTTAATACCAATGAAGACATATTAAAGCTGGCTGTAGTTGAACGATACGGGAAAAATGGCAGCGTTGGAGTGGGCTTTGTCAGAGGTTTTAAGCTAAAGGCCGGGGCTTTGGCTTCCTCTGTATCCCATGACCATCACAATATTGTTATTGTGGGAACCAATGACCAAGATATGGATCTGGCAGCCAGGGAAATTGCCCGACATCAGGGAGGATTGGTGGCTGTGGAAAATGGCCAAGTCATAGGGGTACTGCCCCTACCCATTGGTGGCCTGATGAGTTCTTTGCCGGCTGAACAAGTAATGTCACAAATTGATCAATTAAATAAAAAGGCGGAGCAGCTAGGGTGTGACTTACCCGCTCCCTTCATGACACTTTCCTTTATCTCCTTACCCACAGTGCCAGAGCTTGGCTTAACAGATTGCGGTTTAATTCATGTATTAGAACACCGCATAATACCCACGGTGGTGGAAACAGAATAG
- a CDS encoding FAD binding domain-containing protein — MEVITPVHLEEALGELYRDSSQSILAGGTDFLVKRKNGQINPSRAINIYNLQELKFIRKEQGQLIIGPLMTHQELVESSMVGQYAPLLAAACSQVGSLQIRNRGTLGGNLVTASPAGDTMPALVVSNATLLLRSAHSEREVSIVDFINGPGKTVLQPGELLTAIKIPCWEPEQIGFYRKLGQRKAMAISIVSVAFKARLVNQVLEDVRIACGSVGPTVMELKRTAQNLTRYSLWGEELWTLVSDAGAETSPISDVRASQEYRRKMVGALLYEGLQDLSINKRC, encoded by the coding sequence ATGGAAGTCATTACGCCGGTTCATTTGGAAGAGGCCTTGGGGGAGTTATACAGGGATTCTTCCCAGAGTATTCTGGCAGGGGGAACTGATTTTCTGGTGAAACGGAAAAATGGCCAGATCAATCCCTCCAGGGCAATAAATATTTATAATTTACAGGAATTAAAATTTATCCGAAAAGAACAGGGGCAGCTTATCATTGGCCCCCTAATGACCCACCAAGAACTGGTGGAATCCAGTATGGTTGGCCAATATGCTCCTTTATTAGCAGCTGCCTGTTCCCAGGTGGGTTCCCTGCAGATTCGTAACAGGGGTACCTTAGGAGGTAATTTGGTGACTGCATCGCCGGCCGGGGACACCATGCCGGCCTTGGTAGTTTCCAATGCCACCTTGCTTCTCCGCTCAGCCCACTCCGAAAGGGAAGTTTCCATCGTGGATTTTATTAACGGACCGGGCAAAACGGTGCTTCAACCGGGAGAACTGCTGACAGCCATTAAAATCCCCTGCTGGGAACCAGAGCAGATCGGGTTTTATCGAAAACTAGGACAAAGGAAGGCAATGGCCATTTCCATTGTCAGTGTTGCCTTCAAGGCCAGATTGGTCAACCAGGTCCTAGAAGATGTCCGGATCGCCTGCGGTTCAGTAGGACCAACCGTGATGGAGCTAAAAAGAACTGCCCAAAACTTAACCCGTTACAGCCTTTGGGGCGAAGAACTTTGGACCTTGGTGTCCGATGCCGGAGCCGAGACCAGTCCGATCTCCGATGTAAGGGCTTCCCAGGAGTATCGCCGGAAGATGGTGGGTGCACTTCTTTATGAGGGATTACAAGATTTGAGTATTAATAAAAGGTGCTAA
- a CDS encoding (2Fe-2S)-binding protein, with amino-acid sequence MPVYTFQLNGKPTRVEVGSDTTLLETLRQHLGLTGTKEGCGQGECGACTVIVDGKAVNSCLVLTSQINGSHVETIEGLANHGVLDHLQTAFMEAGAVQCGFCTPGMIMSARALLLKNLNPTRQEIKNSIAGNLCRCTGYVKIADAIQRAAASVKERGV; translated from the coding sequence ATGCCGGTTTATACCTTTCAGTTAAATGGGAAGCCCACCCGTGTTGAGGTAGGGAGTGATACCACACTGCTGGAAACCCTACGGCAACATCTCGGTTTAACAGGTACCAAGGAAGGCTGTGGACAGGGTGAGTGTGGTGCCTGTACCGTCATTGTGGATGGGAAAGCTGTAAACTCCTGCTTAGTCCTAACCAGTCAAATAAATGGTTCTCATGTTGAGACCATTGAAGGTCTGGCAAACCATGGCGTATTAGACCATTTACAGACAGCCTTTATGGAAGCTGGAGCGGTGCAATGCGGTTTTTGTACACCGGGCATGATCATGTCAGCCAGAGCACTGCTCTTGAAAAACCTGAACCCAACTAGGCAGGAGATCAAAAACAGTATAGCCGGTAATCTCTGCCGATGTACGGGCTATGTTAAAATTGCGGATGCCATTCAAAGGGCAGCGGCATCTGTTAAAGAACGAGGTGTTTAA
- a CDS encoding FAD binding domain-containing protein yields MFTIDHLVQPQTIEEAYQILHEHASNTVLGGSAYLRLGSKKIRTAIDLANLQLDSIKEQDNQFVIGAMVTFRDLETHPALKTYFNGMLPQSVRNIIGVQFRNVVTVGATVYSKYGFSDLLTALLALDTEVELHQGGRMPLANFLAKPYPKDILTRIFIQKNNRQAVYQDLRNSKSDYPILNTAVSCLENQWRIVVGARPLKAAIAVAASQELSGKATLSPADIKNAAQKAAEELSFGTNLRGTAEYRQAMCSVLVNRAITEVEACK; encoded by the coding sequence TTGTTTACTATCGATCACTTGGTACAACCCCAGACGATCGAGGAAGCATACCAAATATTGCATGAACATGCAAGTAATACCGTCCTTGGGGGCAGTGCCTATTTACGGTTGGGCTCAAAAAAAATCCGTACCGCCATTGATTTAGCAAACCTTCAGCTTGATTCTATCAAAGAACAGGATAACCAATTTGTAATTGGCGCAATGGTTACCTTTCGAGATCTTGAAACTCACCCTGCTTTAAAGACTTACTTTAATGGCATGCTTCCCCAGTCAGTTAGAAACATTATTGGTGTACAATTTAGAAATGTTGTTACAGTAGGCGCCACCGTCTACTCAAAATATGGTTTTTCAGACTTACTCACAGCTTTACTGGCCCTGGATACCGAAGTTGAACTGCATCAAGGCGGCAGAATGCCCTTAGCAAACTTCTTGGCAAAACCCTATCCCAAAGATATCCTGACCCGCATCTTTATTCAAAAAAATAACCGACAGGCAGTTTATCAAGATTTAAGAAATTCCAAAAGCGATTATCCTATTCTTAATACAGCGGTTTCCTGTCTGGAAAACCAATGGAGAATTGTTGTAGGTGCCAGACCACTAAAGGCCGCCATCGCTGTGGCAGCCTCCCAAGAACTTTCCGGCAAGGCTACCCTAAGCCCGGCAGATATTAAAAATGCTGCTCAAAAAGCTGCAGAGGAATTATCCTTCGGCACCAATCTCAGGGGGACAGCGGAATACCGGCAAGCCATGTGCAGTGTGTTGGTCAATAGAGCCATTACGGAGGTTGAAGCATGCAAATAG
- a CDS encoding (2Fe-2S)-binding protein, translating to MQIETILNNQRVTLEIVPDEMLADTLRRYGLLSVRQGCDTSCCGLCTVWIDGKPTLSCSTLAYRVSGKRVTTIEGVQGEAEEFAQMLVAEGAEQCGFCSPGFILTVLAMKHELKNPTEEQIIHYLTGNLCRCTGYMGQLRAIKKYLGVE from the coding sequence ATGCAAATAGAAACTATTTTAAATAATCAAAGGGTTACCTTAGAAATAGTACCGGATGAAATGTTGGCAGATACCCTGAGAAGATATGGTTTGTTAAGTGTAAGACAGGGCTGTGATACCTCCTGTTGCGGTCTGTGTACGGTATGGATCGACGGAAAACCCACCCTGTCCTGCTCAACCTTAGCCTATCGGGTCAGTGGCAAACGGGTTACCACCATTGAGGGAGTACAAGGGGAAGCCGAGGAGTTTGCCCAGATGCTGGTGGCTGAAGGGGCCGAACAATGCGGTTTCTGTAGCCCCGGTTTCATTTTGACTGTGCTGGCCATGAAGCATGAACTCAAAAACCCCACTGAAGAACAAATTATTCACTATCTAACGGGTAATCTATGCCGGTGTACCGGCTATATGGGACAGCTAAGGGCCATTAAGAAGTATCTGGGGGTGGAGTAA